One Niabella beijingensis DNA window includes the following coding sequences:
- a CDS encoding RelA/SpoT family protein, giving the protein MKTVEQKPKYSLNEEQEKKLILREYRSLLRALKDKIKPGDKDILRRAFEMAADAHSSMRRKSGEPYILHPIAVAKICVEEIGLGVRSTVCALLHDTVEDTDITLQDIEREFGSEIARIVDGLTKISNVIDSSASQQAENFKKILLTLTDDPRVILIKLADRLNNMRTLDSMKREKQLKIASETVYIFAPLAHRMGLYSIKTELEDLAMKYLEPDTYKEIAKKLAETRRDRTRYINEFIKPIKEKLEKNTFDFEIYGRPKNIHSIWNKMKKKGVTFEEVYDLFAIRIILNSPPEREKEDCWKVYSLITDEYTPSIERLRDWVSNPKSNGYEALHTTVMGPRGKWVEVQIRTKRMNEIAEKGLAAHWKYKEGSANENRFDKWFQQIREVLYNQDADSVDFLQDFKMSFLTEEIYIYTPKGDIKMLPVGSTALDFAFAIHTAIGAKTIGAKVNHKLVPISYKLRSGDQVEIITSNKQTPSEDWLSFVVTAKAKAKVKEALKEEKKKVADEGRYTIQRKLEGMGVSMQQANLDELVQFYKLHSNLELFYQVAIKNIDLRELKEFKVIGDRIEYPRPVKIVQENKIESHTPASSSNKQDTELIIFGESSDKIMYHLANCCKPIPGDDVFGFITTGKGLAIHRTNCPNAPKLLANYGHRIVKTKWAKNKEISFLTGVRIIGMDDVGVVSKITSLISAELKINIAALTIEASEGLFEGNIKVYVHDKEELDELVNRLKDLSGIESVERYDTEDLPGNAAAQK; this is encoded by the coding sequence ATGAAAACCGTAGAGCAAAAACCTAAATATAGTCTTAACGAAGAGCAGGAGAAAAAACTGATTTTAAGGGAATACCGTTCCTTACTGCGTGCCCTTAAAGATAAAATAAAGCCGGGAGATAAGGACATTCTCCGCCGGGCTTTTGAAATGGCCGCGGATGCGCACAGCAGTATGCGCCGCAAAAGCGGTGAACCTTATATTCTGCATCCGATTGCAGTGGCAAAGATCTGTGTGGAAGAGATCGGCCTCGGCGTGCGCTCCACGGTTTGTGCGCTGCTGCACGATACGGTGGAAGATACGGATATAACGTTGCAGGATATTGAACGGGAGTTCGGATCGGAGATCGCGCGCATTGTGGACGGACTGACCAAAATATCCAATGTTATTGACTCTTCTGCCTCACAACAGGCGGAAAATTTTAAGAAGATCCTTCTTACCCTTACGGATGACCCGAGGGTGATCCTGATAAAGCTCGCCGACCGCCTGAACAACATGCGGACGCTGGACAGCATGAAGCGGGAAAAGCAACTGAAGATCGCTTCGGAGACCGTTTATATTTTTGCGCCGCTGGCCCACCGGATGGGATTGTACAGCATTAAAACGGAGCTGGAAGATCTGGCCATGAAATACCTGGAGCCGGATACCTATAAAGAGATTGCCAAGAAGCTGGCCGAAACCAGACGCGACCGGACCCGTTATATCAATGAGTTTATAAAGCCCATCAAGGAAAAGCTGGAGAAAAATACATTTGATTTTGAAATATACGGCCGCCCGAAAAACATCCATTCCATCTGGAACAAAATGAAAAAAAAGGGCGTGACGTTTGAGGAAGTGTATGATCTTTTTGCCATCCGAATCATCCTGAACTCGCCGCCCGAGCGGGAGAAAGAGGATTGCTGGAAGGTGTATTCCCTGATCACCGATGAATATACCCCTTCGATCGAACGGCTGCGCGACTGGGTAAGCAATCCGAAGTCGAACGGATATGAGGCGCTGCACACTACGGTAATGGGCCCCCGCGGAAAATGGGTGGAAGTGCAGATCCGTACAAAACGGATGAACGAGATTGCCGAGAAAGGACTGGCGGCTCACTGGAAATACAAGGAGGGCAGCGCTAATGAGAACCGGTTCGACAAATGGTTCCAGCAGATCCGCGAAGTGCTGTACAACCAGGATGCCGATAGTGTCGATTTCCTGCAGGATTTCAAAATGAGCTTCCTTACGGAAGAGATCTATATTTACACTCCTAAAGGCGATATTAAAATGCTGCCGGTAGGCAGTACGGCGCTGGATTTTGCCTTTGCCATCCATACCGCCATCGGGGCCAAAACCATCGGGGCAAAGGTCAATCATAAACTGGTCCCCATCAGCTATAAACTGCGGAGTGGTGACCAGGTGGAGATCATCACCAGTAACAAGCAAACCCCCTCCGAAGACTGGCTGTCATTTGTTGTTACGGCCAAGGCCAAAGCCAAGGTAAAAGAAGCGCTGAAAGAGGAAAAGAAAAAAGTGGCGGATGAGGGCCGCTATACCATCCAGCGGAAGCTGGAAGGCATGGGAGTGTCCATGCAACAGGCCAACCTCGATGAGCTGGTTCAGTTTTATAAACTGCATTCCAACCTGGAACTGTTCTACCAGGTAGCCATCAAGAATATCGACCTCCGGGAATTAAAAGAGTTCAAGGTGATCGGGGACCGGATCGAATATCCGCGGCCCGTCAAGATCGTACAGGAAAACAAGATCGAAAGTCATACACCGGCATCCAGCAGTAATAAACAGGATACCGAACTGATCATCTTTGGCGAGAGCAGTGATAAGATCATGTACCACCTGGCCAATTGCTGCAAACCCATTCCGGGGGATGACGTTTTTGGTTTTATCACCACGGGGAAAGGACTGGCGATACACCGCACCAACTGCCCGAACGCGCCCAAGCTGCTGGCCAACTACGGCCACCGGATCGTAAAAACCAAGTGGGCCAAGAACAAGGAGATCTCCTTCCTCACCGGTGTTCGGATCATCGGTATGGATGACGTGGGCGTGGTAAGCAAGATCACCAGCCTCATCTCCGCAGAGCTGAAAATAAATATTGCGGCACTTACCATCGAAGCATCTGAAGGCCTGTTCGAGGGGAATATCAAAGTATATGTGCACGATAAGGAAGAGCTGGATGAGCTGGTGAACCGGCTGAAGGACCTCAGCGGGATTGAATCGGTAGAGCGCTATGACACGGAGGATCTCCCCGGAAATGCCGCCGCGCAAAAGTAA
- a CDS encoding adenylosuccinate synthase, whose amino-acid sequence MIDVILGLQWGDEGKGKIVDFFAKDYDVVARFQGGPNAGHTLYRNGEKLVLRQIPSGIFNEGKINLIGNGVVLDPISLEKECEQLTKFEGDLKKNLYVSERTNLIIPTHRALDKASEQAKGNSKIGSTLKGISPAYMDKTGRNALRVGDILNPDFRNMYEALKEKHYVMLNSYGFDEDISQDEADFFRAIDFLKTLNIVNGEYFINKLLKEGKKVLAEGAQGSMLDVDFGTFPFVTSSNTISAGVCSGLGVAPQYIKEVIGITKAYCTRVGSGPFPSELENEDGQRLRDIGKEYGAVTGRPRRCGWIDLVALNFACMINGVTQLVMTKADVLDHFEKLEVCSAYTVDGKEIREVPLRLDLVPFQPKFEAFDGWHTDISKASSFDTLPEKMKNYINFINEYLGVPVKYISNGPEREQLITV is encoded by the coding sequence ATGATAGATGTTATTCTGGGTCTGCAATGGGGCGATGAAGGTAAAGGCAAAATTGTAGATTTTTTTGCAAAGGACTATGATGTCGTTGCACGTTTTCAGGGCGGGCCCAATGCCGGCCACACGCTTTACAGGAATGGTGAAAAGCTGGTGCTCCGCCAGATCCCTTCCGGGATCTTTAATGAAGGGAAGATCAACCTGATCGGGAACGGTGTGGTCCTGGATCCGATCTCATTGGAAAAAGAATGCGAGCAGCTTACAAAATTTGAAGGAGATCTTAAAAAGAACCTTTATGTCTCCGAGCGGACGAATCTGATCATTCCCACACACCGTGCGCTGGACAAGGCTTCCGAGCAGGCAAAGGGAAACAGCAAGATCGGCTCCACTTTAAAAGGGATCAGTCCTGCCTATATGGATAAAACCGGAAGGAACGCATTACGGGTAGGCGATATCCTGAATCCCGATTTCAGGAACATGTATGAAGCGTTAAAAGAGAAGCATTATGTGATGCTGAACTCTTACGGCTTTGATGAAGACATCAGCCAGGATGAGGCCGACTTTTTCAGGGCCATCGATTTTCTGAAAACACTGAACATTGTAAATGGGGAATATTTTATCAACAAACTGCTGAAGGAAGGCAAAAAAGTACTGGCAGAAGGTGCCCAGGGCAGCATGCTGGATGTGGATTTCGGCACCTTCCCGTTTGTAACCTCTTCCAATACCATATCTGCCGGCGTGTGCAGCGGATTGGGCGTAGCACCGCAATATATAAAAGAAGTGATCGGTATCACCAAGGCGTACTGTACCCGCGTGGGAAGTGGTCCGTTCCCGTCGGAGCTTGAAAATGAAGACGGTCAGCGGCTGCGCGATATCGGTAAGGAATACGGCGCTGTTACCGGCCGTCCCCGCCGCTGTGGCTGGATCGACCTGGTGGCACTGAATTTCGCCTGTATGATCAATGGGGTTACCCAGCTGGTAATGACCAAGGCGGATGTACTGGATCATTTTGAAAAACTGGAAGTCTGCAGCGCCTATACTGTTGACGGAAAAGAGATAAGGGAAGTGCCGCTGCGCCTGGACCTGGTACCGTTCCAGCCTAAATTTGAAGCATTTGATGGCTGGCATACCGACATCTCAAAAGCGTCGTCTTTTGATACCCTGCCGGAGAAAATGAAAAACTATATTAACTTTATCAATGAATATCTCGGCGTGCCGGTAAAGTACATTTCCAATGGTCCGGAGCGGGAGCAGCTGATCACTGTTTGA
- a CDS encoding anthranilate synthase component I family protein, with amino-acid sequence MDNELTAGVDFPLYDTVLVKAKVLNWLKQFNTFCFLDSCSMPGQDIEFLAGAGIRNALQLTASDPLTVFDRFLKDGGRWLFGHWNYELPGGGSGQKEQDPGKRLFPEAFFFEPEWLIIARKDRLWIQGPRPEQLYAALMNTEVPDPERTQLQQPVRSEVSREEYLETIRRLQEHLHRGDCYEINYCIGFFAEAAAIDPFDVYRRLSRYSPNPFSGLYRLKDQWLICASPERFLKKEGPLLISQPIKGTLKRNAVTAGDLEAEQRQLFESKKDRAENVMIVDLVRNDLSRICEESSVKVDELFGIYSFPQVHQMISTISGKVNASVDMSGILAATFPMGSMTGAPKVRVQQLIDQYEKSARGIFSGAVGYIRPDGDFDFNVVIRSIMYNASSGYLSYKVGSGITIYSDPEQEWEECLLKAAAIRAVLEGKG; translated from the coding sequence TTGGATAATGAACTGACAGCAGGGGTCGATTTTCCGTTATATGACACCGTCTTAGTAAAGGCAAAAGTGTTAAACTGGTTGAAACAGTTTAACACTTTTTGTTTTCTGGATTCCTGCAGTATGCCGGGGCAGGATATCGAATTTCTTGCAGGCGCCGGCATCCGCAATGCCCTGCAGCTTACAGCATCGGATCCGCTTACGGTATTCGACCGGTTTTTAAAAGATGGCGGAAGATGGCTCTTCGGGCACTGGAATTATGAACTGCCCGGGGGCGGCAGCGGACAAAAAGAACAGGATCCCGGAAAGCGTTTGTTTCCGGAGGCTTTTTTCTTTGAACCCGAATGGCTGATCATTGCCCGGAAGGACCGTCTTTGGATACAGGGCCCCCGGCCGGAACAGTTATATGCTGCACTGATGAATACGGAGGTGCCGGATCCGGAGCGGACACAGCTGCAGCAGCCTGTCCGTTCGGAAGTCAGCCGGGAGGAATACCTGGAAACCATACGACGGCTTCAGGAGCACCTGCATCGTGGTGATTGCTATGAGATCAATTATTGCATCGGCTTTTTTGCGGAAGCAGCGGCTATTGATCCGTTCGACGTGTACCGGCGGCTCTCCCGTTACTCTCCCAACCCCTTCTCCGGCTTATACCGGCTAAAAGATCAGTGGCTGATCTGTGCCAGCCCTGAACGGTTTTTAAAAAAAGAAGGCCCTTTGCTCATCAGTCAGCCGATCAAGGGTACACTTAAAAGAAACGCAGTAACCGCCGGCGACCTGGAAGCGGAACAACGGCAGCTTTTTGAAAGCAAGAAGGACCGGGCGGAAAATGTAATGATCGTGGACCTGGTTCGTAATGATCTTTCGCGTATTTGTGAGGAAAGCAGCGTTAAAGTAGATGAGTTATTTGGTATTTACAGTTTTCCGCAGGTACATCAGATGATCTCCACGATTTCGGGAAAAGTGAACGCATCGGTTGACATGAGCGGGATCTTGGCGGCTACATTCCCCATGGGCTCCATGACCGGTGCTCCCAAGGTGCGTGTGCAGCAGCTGATCGATCAGTATGAGAAATCGGCCCGGGGCATTTTTTCCGGGGCCGTCGGATATATCCGGCCCGACGGCGATTTTGATTTTAATGTGGTCATCCGGAGTATCATGTACAATGCCTCCTCCGGGTACCTTTCCTATAAGGTAGGATCGGGGATCACCATCTACAGCGATCCGGAACAGGAATGGGAAGAGTGCCTGTTAAAAGCTGCCGCTATCCGGGCGGTGCTGGAAGGCAAGGGCTAA
- a CDS encoding LytR/AlgR family response regulator transcription factor translates to MIRTIIVDDEPLIRELLLDNLNQIPFIEVVRTCKNALELSQYLQTDSIDLLFMDIQMPGISGIQFLSALEHPPMVIMVTAYEKYALQGFELNVVDYILKPFSFERILKACNRALELHQLKKTKSPGGEPPAQHLFVNVEYTLVKVTIAAITYIEGLKDYIKIHLDTDPKPVLTRMTIKSMEEKLPGGAFARTHKSYLVALDKITVIKRDLIYIGSTELPLSESYREAFLQAVKRLEGNRY, encoded by the coding sequence ATGATCCGAACCATAATTGTAGACGATGAGCCCCTCATCCGCGAACTGTTGCTGGATAATCTGAACCAGATCCCTTTTATTGAAGTAGTGCGCACGTGTAAGAATGCACTGGAGCTGTCGCAGTACCTGCAGACCGATTCCATTGATCTATTGTTTATGGATATCCAGATGCCCGGGATCAGCGGCATCCAGTTCCTCAGCGCCCTGGAGCATCCCCCGATGGTCATTATGGTTACGGCATATGAAAAATATGCGCTGCAGGGATTTGAGCTGAATGTGGTCGACTATATTCTGAAACCTTTCAGCTTCGAGCGGATCTTAAAGGCCTGTAACCGCGCACTGGAACTGCACCAGTTAAAAAAAACAAAATCTCCCGGCGGGGAACCACCCGCACAGCACCTGTTTGTAAATGTGGAATACACACTGGTAAAAGTAACGATCGCGGCCATTACCTATATCGAAGGACTGAAGGACTATATAAAGATCCATCTGGATACTGATCCCAAACCGGTCCTTACAAGAATGACCATAAAATCAATGGAAGAAAAACTGCCCGGCGGGGCTTTTGCCCGGACACATAAATCCTACCTGGTTGCCCTCGATAAAATAACCGTCATAAAAAGAGACCTGATCTACATCGGCTCCACAGAGCTTCCGCTCAGCGAATCTTACCGGGAAGCTTTTCTGCAGGCGGTAAAGCGGCTTGAAGGAAATCGTTACTAA
- a CDS encoding sensor histidine kinase has protein sequence MSADGSSGMIIKKQHINGALHVLIWSALLLLPYFIGDAGNGYQVGLLPGVLFTAFGVIHLLLFYTNAFYLVPSFLTKRRWPLYILFAICLTGMSFALKFCILRTWYPELLQNPSIYRFSFAPSVGILFISIVFRKVIDRIRFERKQREKEATMLMTELKFLRSQISPHFLFNVMTNLVALARKRSEQLEPALITLAEFMRYIVYDTQGQKVKLESETEHLKSYISLQRMRFGADLQIDDHIEAADGHHVIEPMLLIPFVENAFKHSAVQEAAAFIKIRLELIKNILYFEVWNSIPVQQAGTNDAHSGVGLKNVISRLELLYPGKHELKINREDNIFHVCLKLDLV, from the coding sequence TTGTCTGCAGACGGCTCTTCCGGCATGATCATCAAAAAACAACATATCAACGGGGCACTTCATGTGCTGATCTGGAGCGCTCTTTTACTGCTCCCCTATTTCATTGGTGATGCCGGTAACGGATACCAGGTAGGGCTTTTGCCCGGGGTGCTTTTTACCGCATTTGGTGTCATTCACCTGCTGTTGTTTTATACAAATGCGTTCTACCTGGTTCCGTCATTTCTCACAAAAAGGCGCTGGCCGCTTTATATCCTTTTTGCGATATGCCTTACCGGGATGTCCTTTGCATTGAAGTTCTGTATCCTGCGCACCTGGTACCCGGAGTTATTACAGAACCCCAGCATCTACCGCTTTTCTTTTGCACCTTCTGTGGGCATATTGTTCATCAGTATCGTTTTCCGGAAAGTTATTGACCGGATCCGGTTTGAACGGAAGCAACGGGAAAAGGAAGCGACCATGCTTATGACCGAACTGAAATTCCTCCGTTCCCAGATCAGTCCGCATTTTCTTTTTAATGTAATGACCAACCTGGTAGCACTGGCAAGGAAACGGTCCGAACAGCTGGAACCGGCACTGATCACACTTGCCGAGTTTATGCGCTACATCGTATACGATACACAAGGCCAGAAAGTAAAACTGGAAAGCGAAACGGAACACCTGAAAAGCTATATCTCATTACAACGGATGCGCTTTGGCGCTGATCTGCAGATCGACGACCATATTGAAGCCGCAGACGGACACCACGTGATCGAGCCCATGCTGCTGATCCCGTTTGTTGAAAATGCATTTAAACACAGCGCCGTGCAGGAAGCCGCTGCATTTATAAAGATCCGGCTCGAGCTTATAAAGAACATCCTGTATTTTGAAGTGTGGAACAGTATTCCGGTACAGCAGGCCGGCACAAACGATGCGCATTCCGGGGTAGGATTAAAAAATGTAATTTCCCGGCTGGAGCTGTTGTATCCCGGAAAGCACGAATTAAAGATCAACCGGGAGGATAATATATTTCATGTTTGTTTAAAACTTGACCTGGTATGA